The genomic DNA TCCTGAACCAGAGCAATGGTGCCGCCTACATAGGCTTCCGGAGCCACGTGCCCCACCACCATGCCGTAGGTGCCGCCGGAGAAGCGTCCGTCGGTAATTAGACCCACGGAGTCACCCAACCCTGCGCCGATGATGGCAGATGTTGGTGCCAACATTTCCCGCATACCCGGGCCGCCCCGCGGCCCTTCGTAACGGACGACGATCACATTCCCTGCCTGGATTTTGCCAGCGAGAATGGCGGCTAGACAGTCTTCTTCCGATTCAAAGACGCGGGCTGGCCCAGTGATCTTGCGGTTCTTAATACCGGTGAGTTTGGCGACAGCTCCCTCTGTAGCCAAGTTGCCCTTGAGGATACCCAGGTGCCCAGCGGCATACATGGGTTTGTCCCAAGGACGAATCACGTCTTGATCGGCGGCGGGCTCGTCGGGTATGTCTTGGAGCAGCTCGGCTACGGTCTGTCCGGTGATCGTCAGGGCATCGCCATGCAGCAGGCCTTTCACCAACAGCATTTTCATGACTTGGGGAATGCCGCCGGCTCGGTGTAGATCGGTGGCGACGTAGCGCCCAGAGGGTTTTAGATCACAGAGGACGGGTACCCGAGCCCGGATGGTTTCAAAGTCATCAAGGGTGAGAGGTACGCCCATGGTGGAAGCGATCGCCAATAGGTGTAGCACGGAGTTGGTGGAACCACCCACGGCCATGATCACGGAAATGGCGTTTTCAAACGCCTGGCGGGTGAGGATTTGGCTGGGTAAGATCTGCTGACGAATGGCATTGACCAAGGCATGGGCCGATTTTTCGGCGCTCTCAGCCTTCTCCGCATCTTCCGCTGCCATGGTGGAGGAATACATCAAGCTCATGCCCATGGCTTCAAAGGCTGAGGACATGGTGTTAGCGGTATACATGCCGCCGCAGGAGCCAGCACCGGGGCAGGCATGTTTCTCCACCGCCACCAATTGCTCGTCGTCAATTTTGCCAGCGCTATATTCACCCACGGCTTCAAAGGCGCTGACCACCGTTAGGTCTTTGCCGTCTAGATGACCGGGCTTGATGGTGCCGCCGTAGACGAAGATGGCGGGAATGTTCAGGCGCGCCATGGCAATCATGGCACCGGGCATGTTCTTATCACAGCCACCAATAGCCAGGACTCCATCTAAGCTTTGTCCGTTGCACACGGTTTCGATAGAATCGGCAATCACATCTCGCGATACTAGGGAATATTTCATCCCTTCGGTGCCCATGGAAATGCCATCGCTGATGGTGATGGTGCCAAAGAGTTGGGGCATACCGCCGGCTGCCCGCGCCCCTGCTTCTGCTC from Candidatus Obscuribacterales bacterium includes the following:
- the ilvD gene encoding dihydroxy-acid dehydratase; the encoded protein is MPENRRSQVVTQGVQRTPNRAMLRAVGFQDSDFIKPIIGIANGYSTITPCNMGINDLALRAEAGARAAGGMPQLFGTITISDGISMGTEGMKYSLVSRDVIADSIETVCNGQSLDGVLAIGGCDKNMPGAMIAMARLNIPAIFVYGGTIKPGHLDGKDLTVVSAFEAVGEYSAGKIDDEQLVAVEKHACPGAGSCGGMYTANTMSSAFEAMGMSLMYSSTMAAEDAEKAESAEKSAHALVNAIRQQILPSQILTRQAFENAISVIMAVGGSTNSVLHLLAIASTMGVPLTLDDFETIRARVPVLCDLKPSGRYVATDLHRAGGIPQVMKMLLVKGLLHGDALTITGQTVAELLQDIPDEPAADQDVIRPWDKPMYAAGHLGILKGNLATEGAVAKLTGIKNRKITGPARVFESEEDCLAAILAGKIQAGNVIVVRYEGPRGGPGMREMLAPTSAIIGAGLGDSVGLITDGRFSGGTYGMVVGHVAPEAYVGGTIALVQEDDTITIDADARLLQVHVSDEELAQRRAQWQPPTPRYTRGVLAKYSKLVSSSSLGAVTDLNLF